DNA sequence from the Moorena sp. SIOASIH genome:
ATTTTCAAAAATGAGATGCACCCGATGCGATGCTCCAAAAGAGCCGCTACGCGAATGTCCGTAGGCCACGCTACGCGATGCTCCAAAAGAGCCGCTACGCGATGCTCCAAAAGAGCCGCTACGCGAACGCATCTTCTCTACAACCAATCAAATCCTGGCATGTTTGGAAGCCCCATCTCGGCAAGAGCATAGTGCTGATTCTCTATAGTCCACTTAACTCTCTAGAGTTAATTGATAATAATTATTGCTAAATTAACTAGCTCAAGCCTTGCTATAGCAAGCTTGAGCACTATATCACATTGATTTAACATCTGTGACATACTCCCATACTGAACCAATAGGTCAGTGTGGGCTTCTTGCCAACTCCACCCATTGGTTAGGATACAAGGCCGTAGGCCACGCGGGGCGCGTAAGGCCTTTGGCCACGCTACGCGAACGGCAAGCTTTATTAAAGATACGGGATGCCCCGACCCACCGGAACCATACAAAAAAGTTCAATTTTGAGGCACGTAGGTGGCGGTTAGCTCTTAATTTGTTTTTCCTACTATTTTCATTATAGCATTTTTCAACCTATGCAACACAGTTCCTGTCCGCGATTCATCTCACACTCATGGCGTAGCATGTTCCTTGTGAGGCATAAGAGCGGATCAAGCTAAGCCTAACTCTTAGCTTATCGGCTTAGGATAGGCTTAGAAAACTTTATCGAAATTTATTATCAATTATTGACTTTGGCCTTGCCATTAAGTTAAAGTGTATAGAACATACCCGATCACTGAGCCTTTCGAGCAATAGCTTAAAGGTTAAGCAGCAAAAGGGTGAATCTACACTAGTTGGAGACAAATTATGTTAGAGCAAATCAAAGGATTGACTGCTGAAAAGCGCCCTGTTAGCAAAATTACACTCGAAATCAAGGAAATCGTTCCTAATAATCCCCGTAAGACTACTGAATCTTGCCTAAATACTGACGCTGACGGTGGTGATCTTAGAAGCGAGGAATCCTGAGACGGTCTGGCCTTCTCAGGTAGCTATTGCTTATGAGCCCAGAATTGCTAGCAATAATTAGTTGCTAATAGTTTTGGAGTAATCCGAGCTTGTATCAGAAATTAGAGAAATCTTCTCAATTATATTTCTGGTGCAAGCTAGTTGCTTAGTATAGTTTTTTTGTTGCTAAAATTTCTCAAATAGTTATGTCAGTGCTCGCAAAAATCCTCAAGCCTTATAGTGAGCAGAAATTCCTGGAATACCATTGGACGAGTAAAGCAGTATTTATCCCAAGTGAGGACGAAAAGAAGTTTGCTGAGCTATTTTCCTGGCAAAAACTCACCGATCTGCTGAATTTCCATCAATTCAAGTATCCGGAGCTGCGCTTAGCCTTAGATGGCAAAGTTTTGGAGGAAAAGGAAAACGCCAATCTAATCAAGTGGTGCCAGTCAGGGGCAACTCTAATCATTGACAAGGTACATAAACTAGTACCAGAAATTACTAACTTCACCTCAGAAGTTAGACAAGATTTAGGCTATAGTGCTCAAGTCAATTCCTATTGTTCATGGCCCAGTAAACAGGGATTTTCCTGTCACTACGATACTCACGATGTCTTTATCTTGCAAATAGAGGGAAACAAGGAATGGTACGTATTTAGCGATACTTTAAAATACCCGTTGACTGAGCAAAAATCAGCCTCTGAAACACCTCCGGAAGGGGAGCCTTACTTGAAGTGTACCCTTACTCCTGGTGATGTGTTGTATATACCCCGTGGACATTGGCACTATGCTGTTGCTCTAGATCAACCGT
Encoded proteins:
- a CDS encoding cupin domain-containing protein; the encoded protein is MSVLAKILKPYSEQKFLEYHWTSKAVFIPSEDEKKFAELFSWQKLTDLLNFHQFKYPELRLALDGKVLEEKENANLIKWCQSGATLIIDKVHKLVPEITNFTSEVRQDLGYSAQVNSYCSWPSKQGFSCHYDTHDVFILQIEGNKEWYVFSDTLKYPLTEQKSASETPPEGEPYLKCTLTPGDVLYIPRGHWHYAVALDQPSLHLTLGIHCQTGVDFLDWLVSELRQNEAWRKSLPLRLDAEPLDLDNLIQNLKQYLTNSDIQERYNRYLDGLVKPLAGYSLPAQAGFNIFPNGVETRFSNPKFKRLKISQLPDDNGYKIIVSGKEIALGGVTESLVKNLFTRETFTGSDVMKWLPDFDWEVDVAPLLTHLVTEGIIFVDTRV